In Pseudomonadota bacterium, a single window of DNA contains:
- a CDS encoding ABC transporter permease, protein MTQGKNPLAGFFSGFFKIRDEPTIFGRVFMAALCLAGIAALWWYVTRGETAADRIVSPYALGSPAEVFGSFPSLWFDRALTRNLAVSLWRVLQGFGLAVLVGVPIGILCGAFKRVDAFFAPISIFGRNVPVVALVPLALLWFGTGEAPKIGFLFIACVAFVLFDASRAVGDVASDYLDTAYTLGASRWQTLLKVVIPLAMPDIFNSIRLLFGLAFGYIIVAEALDMDSGIGVLIMQSQRRGPREHVYLILLFITVVAFVLDRVLYFVQRRLFPYRYGRG, encoded by the coding sequence GTGACACAGGGGAAGAACCCGCTCGCCGGCTTCTTCTCGGGCTTCTTCAAGATCCGGGACGAGCCGACGATCTTCGGCCGCGTCTTCATGGCGGCGCTCTGCCTCGCGGGCATCGCGGCGCTGTGGTGGTACGTCACGCGCGGCGAGACCGCGGCGGACAGGATCGTCTCGCCGTACGCGCTCGGGAGCCCGGCGGAGGTGTTCGGATCGTTCCCGAGCCTCTGGTTCGATCGGGCGCTCACGCGCAACCTCGCGGTGAGCCTGTGGCGCGTGCTCCAGGGGTTCGGCCTGGCGGTGCTCGTCGGGGTGCCGATCGGGATCCTGTGCGGCGCGTTCAAGCGGGTCGACGCGTTCTTCGCGCCGATCTCCATCTTCGGCCGCAACGTGCCGGTCGTCGCGCTCGTCCCGCTCGCGCTCCTGTGGTTCGGGACGGGCGAGGCGCCGAAGATCGGGTTCCTGTTCATCGCGTGCGTCGCGTTCGTCCTGTTCGACGCCTCCCGCGCCGTGGGCGACGTGGCCTCCGACTACCTCGACACCGCGTACACGCTCGGCGCGTCGCGCTGGCAGACGCTCTTGAAGGTCGTGATCCCGCTCGCCATGCCGGACATCTTCAACTCGATCCGGCTCCTGTTCGGGCTCGCGTTCGGCTACATCATCGTCGCCGAGGCGCTCGACATGGACAGCGGCATCGGCGTGCTCATCATGCAGTCCCAGCGCCGCGGCCCGCGGGAGCACGTGTACCTCATCCTCCTGTTCATCACGGTGGTCGCGTTCGTGCTCGATCGCGTGCTCTACTTCGTGCAGCGCCGGCTGTTCCCGTACAGGTACGGGCGGGGTTGA
- a CDS encoding putative metal-binding motif-containing protein, with protein EAECVDMDSDSWCLPFDCDDGDPAVHPNAEELLDTGIDEDCDDEIDELPPLEDWVMYLTVDNQFDVYFGTPTGTTGAVVGSGGNWTLEFPFTAVGRLPTDYLYVATSSDQFVAQGFIGTFTNVTLDKTTNTGDDVWEVFPAGAYAETNPYGVGLWPAGVMPDQTMVDTAIAFAQMYDLWVTPAAAAGYDNDPSTPISPYTSEPWATAAYVNIPPEADWIWHQSGTVYAGDMPSPLEGYNHDEFLVFRVAGAVPGIE; from the coding sequence GAAGCGGAGTGCGTCGACATGGACTCCGACTCGTGGTGCCTCCCGTTCGACTGCGACGACGGCGATCCGGCGGTACACCCCAACGCCGAGGAGCTCCTGGACACGGGGATCGACGAGGACTGCGATGACGAGATCGACGAGCTGCCGCCCCTCGAGGACTGGGTCATGTACCTGACCGTGGACAACCAGTTCGACGTGTACTTCGGCACGCCGACCGGCACGACGGGCGCGGTCGTGGGGAGCGGCGGGAACTGGACGCTCGAGTTCCCGTTCACGGCCGTGGGCAGGCTGCCGACCGACTACCTGTACGTCGCGACCTCCTCGGATCAGTTCGTCGCGCAGGGGTTCATCGGGACGTTCACGAACGTGACGCTCGACAAGACCACGAACACGGGCGACGACGTCTGGGAGGTGTTCCCGGCGGGCGCGTACGCGGAGACGAACCCGTACGGGGTCGGGCTCTGGCCCGCGGGCGTGATGCCCGACCAGACGATGGTCGACACGGCGATCGCGTTCGCCCAGATGTACGATCTCTGGGTGACCCCGGCGGCCGCGGCAGGGTACGACAACGATCCCTCGACGCCGATCTCGCCTTACACGAGCGAGCCCTGGGCGACCGCGGCCTACGTCAACATCCCGCCCGAGGCGGACTGGATCTGGCACCAGAGCGGGACGGTCTACGCGGGCGACATGCCCTCGCCGCTCGAGGGCTACAACCACGACGAGTTCCTCGTGTTCCGCGTAGCCGGCGCCGTGCCCGGGATCGAATAA
- a CDS encoding nucleoside recognition protein, whose product MRRAARTGALGGLKTTAWLAVLVVPVSLSVTLLAWSGALDSAAGYVAPVLGLFGVPEETAIAFLTGALVNCYSAIAAFSAFPLTGRELTILALMIPVCPNLLVESPIQRRTGTSGVAMALLRIGGACVGGLALNLFLPADDGVVVHAGAAASMSQDAISLLGALAAWARSAGTLLLKIAVIVVSLTVAQRLLDELGAIRVLSRALGPAMWVLGLNRKVAFLWLVANTLGLAYGGGIIVEEAKAGRLDRSDVNTLNISVALCHSLLEDTILFVAVGAWALWITVPRLGMAAAAVWTYRLWERFDRGRAISRG is encoded by the coding sequence TTGCGGCGCGCGGCCCGCACGGGAGCGCTCGGCGGTCTCAAGACCACGGCGTGGCTCGCGGTCCTCGTCGTCCCGGTCTCCCTCTCGGTGACGCTGCTCGCGTGGAGCGGCGCGCTCGACAGCGCGGCCGGCTACGTCGCGCCCGTGCTCGGCCTTTTCGGCGTGCCGGAGGAGACGGCGATCGCCTTTCTCACCGGGGCGCTCGTGAACTGCTACTCCGCCATCGCCGCCTTCAGCGCCTTCCCCCTGACCGGGCGCGAGCTCACGATCCTCGCGCTGATGATCCCCGTCTGCCCCAACCTCCTCGTCGAGTCGCCCATCCAGCGGCGCACCGGGACCTCGGGGGTGGCGATGGCGCTCCTCCGCATCGGCGGCGCGTGCGTCGGCGGCCTCGCGCTCAACCTCTTCCTTCCCGCAGACGACGGGGTGGTGGTGCACGCGGGGGCCGCGGCCTCGATGTCGCAGGACGCGATCTCGCTGCTAGGCGCGCTCGCCGCCTGGGCGCGATCCGCGGGAACGCTCCTGCTGAAGATCGCGGTGATCGTCGTGTCGCTCACCGTGGCGCAGCGGCTGCTCGACGAGCTGGGCGCCATCCGCGTCCTGTCGCGTGCCCTCGGCCCGGCCATGTGGGTGCTCGGCCTCAACCGCAAGGTGGCGTTCCTCTGGCTCGTCGCGAACACGCTCGGGCTCGCGTACGGCGGCGGCATCATCGTGGAGGAGGCCAAGGCCGGACGGCTCGACAGGAGCGACGTGAACACCCTGAACATCTCGGTTGCCCTGTGCCACTCCCTGCTCGAGGACACGATCCTCTTCGTGGCCGTCGGCGCGTGGGCGCTCTGGATCACCGTGCCGCGGCTCGGCATGGCCGCGGCGGCCGTGTGGACGTACCGGTTGTGGGAGCGGTTCGACCGCGGGCGGGCGATCAGCAGAGGATGA
- a CDS encoding zf-TFIIB domain-containing protein, with the protein MCAFNRSDKEEEYFLKKEAEKLKALAEKHRAELEEAERKRLQEFHYMRCPKCGMELSEIEFREVKIDKCMSCGGVWLDDGELEQIAALDPEDGLLKRFSGIFKAGK; encoded by the coding sequence ATGTGCGCCTTCAACCGCAGCGACAAAGAAGAAGAGTACTTCCTGAAGAAAGAGGCCGAGAAGCTCAAGGCGCTCGCCGAGAAGCACCGCGCCGAGCTGGAGGAGGCGGAGCGCAAGCGCCTCCAGGAGTTCCACTACATGCGCTGCCCCAAGTGCGGCATGGAGCTCAGCGAGATCGAGTTCCGCGAGGTGAAGATCGACAAGTGCATGTCGTGCGGCGGCGTGTGGCTCGACGACGGCGAGCTCGAGCAGATCGCGGCGCTGGATCCCGAGGACGGCCTGCTCAAGCGCTTCAGCGGGATCTTCAAGGCCGGCAAGTAG
- a CDS encoding MFS transporter: MNEKVQKLMNDSKAMRWTALVLVSLTMLAAYYFVDAIAPLELLLETKLAWTPSNYGFFSGSEYMLNVCGFLILSGIILDKMGIRFTGLLAACVMLAGGGIKLYALTEYYRNGGFGYAFFDSFWPEMPATAKLAALGYAMFGVGVEMQGITTSRAVVKWFKGKEMALAMGMQLATARMGASIAFFFSAAIAGYREQPIVDGTPINPVMLGVALLSVGLLTFLTYTFMDRKLDKQTGRYSDADPSEAFHLSDLVKIIRNPGFLIISLLCVLFYSGVFPFLKYAVPMMQNRLGVSPEMGGMISGLLPVGTILLTPIFGYLLDTKGKGATFMILGSALLMGAHLTFALAPLNTALAIVAIMVLGVAFSLIPASMWPSVPKIVEERYLGSAFALVFWIQNIGLMAVPYSIGVILEKVNPGVAERVAAGDTTAVYNYRIPMLCFAGLGALAILLAFALKAVDKKYKYGLELPNKKKAAPEPEPAA, from the coding sequence ATGAACGAAAAAGTCCAGAAGCTGATGAACGACTCGAAGGCGATGCGCTGGACCGCGCTCGTCCTCGTGTCGCTGACGATGCTCGCAGCGTACTACTTCGTCGACGCGATCGCGCCGCTCGAGCTGCTCCTCGAGACGAAGCTCGCGTGGACGCCGAGCAACTACGGCTTCTTCTCCGGCTCGGAGTACATGCTCAACGTGTGTGGCTTCCTGATCCTGTCCGGGATCATCCTCGACAAGATGGGGATCCGGTTCACGGGGCTCCTCGCCGCCTGCGTCATGCTCGCCGGCGGCGGCATCAAGCTGTACGCGCTCACCGAGTACTACAGGAACGGCGGCTTCGGCTACGCCTTCTTCGACTCCTTCTGGCCCGAGATGCCGGCGACCGCCAAGCTCGCGGCGCTCGGCTACGCGATGTTCGGCGTGGGCGTGGAGATGCAGGGCATCACGACGTCCCGCGCGGTGGTGAAGTGGTTCAAGGGCAAGGAGATGGCGCTCGCCATGGGCATGCAGCTCGCCACGGCGCGCATGGGCGCCTCGATCGCCTTCTTCTTCTCGGCGGCGATAGCCGGCTACCGGGAGCAGCCGATCGTCGACGGCACGCCCATCAACCCCGTGATGCTGGGCGTGGCGCTCCTGTCGGTGGGGCTCCTCACGTTCCTCACGTACACGTTCATGGATCGCAAGCTCGACAAGCAGACCGGCCGCTACTCGGACGCGGATCCGTCCGAGGCGTTCCACCTCTCGGACCTCGTCAAGATCATCAGGAACCCGGGGTTCCTCATCATCTCGCTCCTGTGCGTGCTGTTCTACTCGGGCGTGTTCCCGTTCCTCAAGTACGCGGTGCCGATGATGCAGAACCGGCTCGGCGTCTCCCCGGAGATGGGCGGCATGATCTCGGGCCTCCTGCCGGTCGGCACGATCCTGCTCACGCCGATCTTCGGGTACCTGCTCGACACCAAGGGCAAGGGCGCCACGTTCATGATCCTCGGCTCCGCCCTCCTCATGGGCGCGCACCTGACGTTCGCGCTCGCGCCGCTCAACACGGCGCTCGCGATCGTGGCGATCATGGTGCTCGGCGTCGCGTTCTCGCTCATCCCGGCGTCGATGTGGCCGTCGGTGCCCAAGATTGTGGAGGAGCGGTACCTCGGCTCCGCGTTCGCGCTCGTGTTCTGGATCCAGAACATCGGCCTCATGGCCGTCCCGTACTCCATCGGCGTGATCCTCGAGAAGGTGAACCCGGGCGTCGCCGAGCGGGTCGCAGCGGGCGACACGACGGCCGTGTACAACTACAGAATCCCGATGCTGTGCTTCGCGGGCTTGGGCGCCCTCGCCATCCTGCTCGCCTTCGCCCTGAAGGCGGTCGACAAGAAGTACAAGTACGGCCTCGAGCTGCCGAACAAGAAGAAGGCGGCCCCGGAGCCCGAACCGGCCGCGTAG
- a CDS encoding ABC transporter ATP-binding protein, with product MDSRPPVVEMRDVTKTFNQGRADAFTAIRGVTFRVDDLPGKGELITMVGPSGCGKSTVLRIIAGLEPHFPPTSGEVLVRGEPVQGPGPDRGMVFQSYTSFDNRTVLDNVAFGLECRGAGRKERFEEARHWINRVGLKVAEDERKYPNELSGGMRQRVAIARTLILKPRIVLMDEPFGALDPTTRLHMQDLLVDLWKEVESTVFFVTHSLTEAVYLGDRCFVFSNSPGRLLEELPVPFPARPAAEMQQDPEFQKVANELRTRIEQLGEGRE from the coding sequence ATGGATTCAAGGCCGCCGGTCGTCGAGATGCGGGACGTCACCAAGACGTTCAACCAGGGCAGGGCCGACGCCTTCACGGCGATCCGCGGCGTCACGTTCCGGGTCGACGACCTCCCGGGCAAGGGCGAGCTGATCACGATGGTCGGGCCGTCGGGGTGCGGCAAGTCGACGGTGCTGCGCATCATCGCGGGCCTCGAGCCGCACTTCCCGCCGACGAGCGGCGAGGTGCTCGTGCGCGGCGAGCCCGTGCAGGGCCCGGGGCCGGATCGGGGCATGGTGTTCCAGTCGTACACGTCGTTCGACAACCGCACGGTGCTCGACAACGTCGCCTTCGGGCTCGAGTGTCGCGGGGCGGGGCGCAAGGAGCGGTTCGAGGAGGCGCGGCACTGGATCAACCGGGTCGGGCTGAAGGTCGCTGAAGACGAGCGGAAGTACCCGAACGAGCTGTCCGGCGGCATGCGGCAGCGCGTCGCCATCGCGCGGACGCTGATCCTGAAGCCGCGCATCGTCCTCATGGACGAGCCGTTCGGCGCCCTCGATCCCACGACCCGGCTCCACATGCAGGATCTGCTCGTGGACCTGTGGAAGGAGGTCGAGTCGACCGTCTTCTTCGTCACGCACAGCCTGACCGAGGCGGTGTACCTCGGCGATCGCTGCTTCGTGTTCTCCAACTCGCCGGGACGCCTCCTCGAGGAGCTGCCGGTGCCGTTCCCGGCGCGGCCGGCGGCCGAGATGCAGCAGGACCCGGAGTTCCAGAAGGTCGCGAACGAGCTGCGGACGCGCATCGAGCAGCTCGGCGAGGGCAGGGAGTAG
- a CDS encoding AAA family ATPase — protein MSENGAAGGLPAWARRLEEIHEGGGQMFLVHGNVNDLVRVERRDEVTYATLPEFLAAQLFGQWDSVLYYDQVRGPRALASSKARLDTINKHVERFVGAVEQLRELREPSKVFALLDKYLELALLREGQRPSIALLFDYAHFLVPSASVSTTARDLAAALATLLNWARSPYFKRAPFAFCLISERLSDLHESLTRNAHVSRVEIPFPDSGERLRFIEWSTAGRDFGALCDLGAAELAPLTAGMTLVHLQGLLQRAIRGKQRISLGDLKAYKKQMIEAECQGLVEFVEPRHTLDLVVGQDAAVKRLREDAQLVARGRLDAVPMGYLFSGPVGTGKTFLAECYAGSIGIPCVKLLNFRSKYVGETEGNLEKILKVLRVMGPVAVIIDEADAMLGDREAGGDSGTSSRVFGQFAAQMGNTDYRGKILWFLLTCRPDLLPIDLKRQGRCEVHIPLFYPESEDAFRAMFVAMGKKNGIDIAAEEVPPMPAGITLSGADIEAVATRAKRLALLEDKAEVSGAHLAKALAEFMPSAETDEKRLQTIASVIEATEVDFLPPSWRAQATTPEGRRALMDRYRAARAALT, from the coding sequence GTGAGCGAGAACGGCGCGGCGGGCGGCCTCCCCGCGTGGGCGAGGCGGCTCGAGGAGATCCACGAGGGCGGCGGGCAGATGTTCCTCGTCCACGGGAACGTGAACGACCTCGTGCGGGTGGAGCGGCGGGACGAGGTCACGTACGCGACGCTGCCGGAGTTCCTCGCGGCGCAGCTGTTCGGGCAGTGGGACTCGGTGCTGTACTACGATCAGGTGCGAGGGCCGCGGGCGCTCGCGAGCTCGAAGGCGCGCCTCGACACCATCAACAAGCACGTCGAGCGGTTCGTGGGGGCGGTCGAGCAGCTCCGGGAGCTGCGCGAGCCGAGCAAGGTGTTCGCGCTCCTCGACAAGTACCTCGAGCTCGCGCTCCTGCGCGAGGGGCAGCGGCCGTCGATCGCGCTCCTGTTCGACTACGCCCACTTCCTGGTGCCGTCCGCGTCGGTCTCCACCACCGCCCGCGATCTCGCCGCGGCGCTCGCGACGCTGCTCAACTGGGCGCGCAGCCCCTACTTCAAGCGGGCGCCGTTCGCGTTCTGCCTGATCTCCGAGCGCCTGTCCGACCTCCACGAGTCGCTGACGCGCAACGCCCACGTCTCGCGGGTCGAGATCCCGTTCCCGGACTCGGGCGAGCGGCTGCGCTTCATCGAGTGGAGCACGGCTGGGCGCGACTTCGGGGCGCTGTGCGACCTCGGAGCGGCCGAGCTCGCCCCGCTCACGGCCGGCATGACGCTCGTGCACCTGCAGGGGCTCCTGCAGCGCGCGATCCGCGGCAAGCAGCGGATCTCGCTCGGCGATCTCAAGGCGTACAAGAAGCAGATGATCGAGGCGGAGTGCCAGGGGCTCGTCGAGTTCGTCGAGCCGCGGCACACCCTCGATCTCGTCGTCGGGCAGGACGCCGCCGTGAAGCGGCTGCGCGAGGACGCCCAGCTCGTCGCCCGCGGGCGGCTCGACGCGGTGCCGATGGGGTACCTGTTCAGCGGGCCCGTCGGCACGGGCAAGACGTTCCTCGCCGAGTGCTACGCCGGCTCGATCGGCATCCCGTGCGTGAAGCTGCTCAACTTCCGCTCGAAGTACGTCGGCGAGACCGAGGGCAACCTCGAGAAGATCCTCAAGGTGCTCCGCGTGATGGGGCCGGTCGCGGTGATCATCGACGAGGCGGACGCCATGCTCGGGGATCGCGAGGCGGGGGGCGACAGCGGCACCTCGAGCCGGGTGTTCGGGCAGTTCGCGGCGCAGATGGGGAACACGGACTACCGCGGCAAGATCCTCTGGTTCCTGCTCACCTGCCGGCCGGACCTTCTGCCCATCGATCTCAAGCGCCAGGGGCGCTGCGAGGTGCACATCCCGCTGTTCTACCCGGAGAGCGAGGACGCGTTTCGCGCGATGTTCGTCGCCATGGGGAAGAAGAACGGCATCGACATCGCCGCGGAGGAGGTGCCGCCGATGCCCGCCGGGATCACCCTCTCCGGCGCCGACATCGAGGCCGTCGCGACGCGGGCCAAGCGGCTCGCGCTCCTCGAGGACAAGGCCGAGGTGAGCGGCGCGCACCTGGCCAAGGCGCTCGCGGAGTTCATGCCGTCCGCCGAGACGGACGAGAAGCGACTCCAGACGATCGCCTCGGTGATCGAGGCGACCGAGGTCGACTTCCTGCCGCCGTCCTGGCGCGCGCAGGCGACCACCCCCGAGGGCCGCCGCGCCCTAATGGACAGGTACCGCGCCGCCCGCGCCGCTCTGACGTGA
- a CDS encoding serine/threonine protein kinase, protein MSDRIGRVIDSKYRIVRIIGAGGMGTVYEAEHIVISRHVALKILSVEFVMDPDVVERFFREAKAASEIGHPNIVDIFDVGREDEKTVYIVMELLKGMSLADHIGCETRLAPTPAAAIAVQVLSALRAAHEKGIVHRDLKAGNVFLAVDSRGRHEVKLLDFGIAKIGKIDTSGPGLTHNGEIMGTPCYLSPEQARGANDVDARTDIWGVGVMLYEMLTGTLPYDDDDNATLFGKILLDEPRPMLEIVPDLPLELVAIVDKAMRRERDERYQTAEAMLQALTPFIALAAQDLLSSAVLKTLQGIPAPPAPNEQEPLGSTPGPDPDRWKKRKSELMSGTSAIDELPRTRRKRLVVPLALAAGLGVLTAGSAFVSSSGESNRAPAIEARAPRGEISPAAEPPPLAMPEENVAVEEDREVEVVSEPLVERAPPKLQEKKRAGKHDRRRSGGWEPNPFD, encoded by the coding sequence ATGAGCGACCGCATCGGCAGAGTTATAGACAGCAAGTACCGCATCGTCCGAATCATCGGCGCCGGCGGCATGGGTACTGTCTACGAGGCCGAGCACATCGTCATCTCGCGCCACGTCGCGCTCAAGATCCTGTCCGTGGAATTCGTCATGGATCCCGATGTCGTGGAGCGCTTCTTCCGCGAGGCAAAGGCCGCGAGCGAGATCGGACACCCGAACATCGTCGATATTTTTGACGTGGGTCGCGAGGACGAGAAGACGGTCTACATCGTGATGGAGCTGCTCAAGGGGATGAGCCTCGCTGACCACATCGGCTGCGAGACGCGGCTCGCCCCCACCCCAGCCGCGGCGATCGCGGTCCAGGTCCTGTCGGCGCTGCGGGCGGCGCACGAGAAGGGGATCGTGCACCGCGATCTCAAGGCGGGGAACGTGTTCCTCGCCGTGGACTCGCGCGGCCGCCACGAGGTCAAGCTGCTCGACTTCGGCATCGCGAAGATCGGAAAGATCGATACGTCCGGGCCCGGGCTGACGCACAACGGAGAGATCATGGGCACGCCGTGTTACCTCTCGCCGGAGCAGGCCAGGGGCGCGAACGACGTGGACGCGCGTACCGACATCTGGGGTGTCGGCGTGATGCTCTACGAGATGTTGACGGGCACGCTTCCGTACGACGACGATGACAACGCGACGCTGTTCGGCAAGATCCTGCTCGACGAGCCGAGACCGATGCTCGAGATCGTGCCGGATCTGCCTCTCGAGCTCGTCGCGATCGTCGACAAGGCGATGCGCAGGGAGCGCGACGAGCGCTACCAGACCGCCGAGGCGATGCTCCAGGCGTTGACCCCGTTCATCGCGCTCGCCGCGCAGGATCTGCTGAGCAGCGCGGTGTTGAAGACGTTGCAGGGGATCCCGGCGCCGCCCGCGCCCAACGAACAAGAACCCCTCGGATCGACTCCGGGCCCGGACCCGGACCGCTGGAAGAAGCGCAAGAGTGAGCTGATGTCGGGGACGTCCGCGATCGACGAGCTGCCCCGGACGCGGCGGAAGCGCCTGGTCGTGCCGCTGGCCCTCGCGGCCGGCCTCGGCGTGCTGACAGCTGGGAGCGCGTTCGTGTCCTCCTCCGGCGAATCGAACCGAGCGCCGGCGATCGAGGCGCGAGCGCCGCGAGGGGAGATCTCGCCCGCCGCGGAGCCCCCGCCGCTGGCGATGCCGGAGGAGAACGTCGCGGTCGAAGAGGATCGGGAGGTGGAAGTGGTGTCCGAGCCGCTCGTGGAGCGCGCGCCGCCAAAGCTCCAGGAGAAGAAGCGCGCCGGGAAACACGACCGAAGGAGGTCGGGCGGGTGGGAACCGAACCCGTTCGACTGA
- a CDS encoding hybrid sensor histidine kinase/response regulator — protein sequence MVKVLHIEDDTANRALVRKVLGAAGFTVIEAGDGISGIKKALVSQPDVILLDIGLPDMDGYEVTLKLRGELAGRDVPIVAITGKGDRRMSAAVGCDGLITKPIDIAALPDQVRAFLDGSHRARADAPMLPDEKNLLVAQSHKLASRLQAKIEELELANRRLLESEKVRAEFYRNVSHELSTPLTPAVGYLSMLRRGELGQLPPVQLRAIESIDRGVNRVRALVENLLDMTALCTGKMSFFPRPYDFFAAAAEAIASTRDRFEERRIALEVELPDAACVGYGDPDKLKRAMIQLLENAVKFCGGDDGRAHVCARSERGRFSFLVYDSGMGIPEGELQSIFKTFYQIDGSPTREHGGAGIGLALARRIVERFGGEIWAESPPLCEAERFAWAHTMVGLWVPERMAEDSQPSVPPYEE from the coding sequence ATGGTCAAGGTCCTGCACATCGAGGACGACACCGCGAACCGCGCGCTGGTGCGCAAGGTGCTCGGCGCGGCGGGGTTCACGGTCATCGAGGCCGGCGACGGCATCAGCGGCATCAAGAAGGCGCTCGTCTCGCAGCCGGACGTCATCCTCCTCGACATCGGGCTGCCGGACATGGACGGCTACGAGGTGACGCTCAAGCTCCGCGGCGAGCTCGCCGGGCGCGACGTGCCGATCGTCGCCATCACCGGGAAGGGCGACCGGAGGATGAGCGCCGCGGTCGGGTGCGACGGGCTGATCACCAAGCCTATCGACATCGCAGCCCTCCCCGATCAGGTGCGCGCGTTCCTCGACGGCTCCCACCGGGCGCGGGCGGACGCCCCGATGCTGCCGGACGAGAAGAACCTCCTCGTCGCGCAGAGCCACAAGCTCGCGTCCCGGCTCCAGGCCAAGATCGAGGAGCTCGAGCTCGCGAACAGGAGGCTGCTCGAGTCGGAGAAGGTGCGCGCCGAGTTCTACAGGAACGTGTCGCACGAGCTGTCGACGCCGCTCACCCCCGCGGTCGGGTACCTGAGCATGCTGCGCCGGGGCGAGCTCGGGCAGCTCCCGCCCGTGCAGCTCCGGGCGATCGAGTCGATCGACCGCGGCGTCAACCGCGTCCGCGCCCTCGTCGAGAACCTGCTCGACATGACGGCGCTCTGCACCGGCAAGATGTCGTTCTTCCCGCGGCCCTACGACTTCTTCGCCGCCGCCGCCGAGGCGATCGCGTCCACCCGGGACCGGTTCGAGGAGCGCCGCATCGCGCTCGAGGTCGAGCTCCCGGACGCTGCGTGCGTCGGCTACGGCGATCCGGACAAGCTGAAGCGCGCGATGATTCAGCTGCTCGAGAACGCTGTCAAGTTCTGCGGCGGCGACGACGGGCGGGCGCACGTCTGCGCGCGCAGCGAGCGCGGACGGTTCTCGTTCCTCGTGTACGACTCGGGGATGGGCATCCCCGAGGGCGAGCTCCAGTCGATCTTCAAGACCTTCTACCAGATCGACGGCTCGCCCACCCGCGAGCACGGCGGCGCGGGCATCGGGCTCGCGCTGGCGCGACGCATCGTCGAGCGGTTCGGCGGCGAGATCTGGGCCGAGTCCCCTCCCCTCTGCGAGGCCGAGCGGTTCGCCTGGGCGCACACGATGGTCGGCCTCTGGGTGCCCGAGCGGATGGCCGAGGACTCCCAGCCGTCCGTCCCGCCGTACGAGGAGTAG